One Bosea sp. 685 DNA segment encodes these proteins:
- a CDS encoding ABC transporter permease subunit, which yields MEVFLQQLINGLTLGSIYGLIAIGYTMVFGIIGMVNFAHGDIFMLSAFIALIFFMLIASWFGAGLIVVALIVVLALAMFFTSLWNWAIERVAYRPLRGSFRLAPLISAIGMSIFLSNFVQVVQGPRNKSTAPMLNDSITLIESATYSVQISYKQIVIIVTTAVLLAAFWYIVQKTPLGRAQRACEQDRKMAALLGIDVDRTISITFIMGAALAAVAGVMYLVLYGVVSFNDGFIPGVKAFTAAVLGGIGSLPGAVIGGLLIGLIEVMWSAYFTIDYKDVAAFCILAIVLVFMPSGILGRPEVEKV from the coding sequence ATGGAAGTGTTTCTCCAGCAGCTCATCAATGGGCTGACCCTGGGGTCGATCTACGGCCTCATCGCCATCGGCTACACGATGGTCTTCGGCATCATCGGCATGGTGAACTTCGCCCATGGCGACATCTTCATGCTGTCGGCCTTCATCGCGCTGATCTTCTTCATGCTGATCGCCTCCTGGTTCGGCGCCGGGCTGATCGTGGTGGCGCTCATCGTCGTGCTCGCCTTGGCGATGTTCTTCACCTCGCTGTGGAACTGGGCGATCGAACGCGTCGCCTACCGACCGCTGCGCGGCTCCTTCCGCCTCGCGCCGTTGATCTCGGCGATCGGCATGTCGATCTTCCTGTCGAACTTCGTCCAGGTCGTGCAGGGCCCGCGCAATAAATCGACCGCGCCGATGCTGAACGACTCGATCACGCTGATCGAAAGCGCGACCTATTCGGTCCAGATCTCCTACAAGCAGATCGTCATCATCGTGACGACGGCCGTGCTGCTGGCGGCCTTCTGGTACATCGTCCAGAAGACGCCGCTCGGTCGGGCTCAGCGCGCCTGCGAGCAGGACCGCAAGATGGCCGCGCTCCTTGGCATCGACGTCGACCGCACGATCTCGATCACCTTCATCATGGGCGCCGCCTTGGCCGCGGTCGCCGGCGTGATGTACCTCGTCCTCTACGGCGTGGTCTCATTCAATGATGGCTTCATCCCCGGCGTGAAGGCCTTCACCGCCGCCGTGCTCGGCGGCATCGGCTCGCTGCCCGGCGCCGTCATCGGCGGCCTGCTGATCGGCCTGATCGAGGTGATGTGGTCGGCCTATTTTACCATCGACTACAAGGACGTCGCGGCCTTCTGCATCCTCGCGATCGTGCTCGTCTTCATGCCCTCGGGCATCCTTGGCCGCCCCGAAGTCGAGAAAGTCTGA
- a CDS encoding 4-hydroxyproline epimerase, with the protein MTTHTFFCVDGHTCGNPVRLVAGGGPALKGNTMVEKRAHFLAEFDWIRTGLMFEPRGHDMMSGAILYPPTREDADIAFLFIETSGCLPMCGHGTIGTVTMALERGLVTPRREGVLKIDTPAGLVTATYVRNGPYVDSVRITNIASYLHATGLSAEIEGLGEVKVDVAYGGNFYAIVDPQAAIRDIAEVNPSDLLRWSPKLRAALNAKYQFVHPENPAINGLSHILWTGAPTKPEAHARNAVFYGDKALDRSPCGTGTSSRMAQWAAQGKLKVGDDFVHESIIGTLFRGRVEAAAKVGPHDAIIPSIEGWARMTGYNTIFIDDRDPLAHGFQLADRA; encoded by the coding sequence ATGACGACCCACACCTTCTTCTGCGTCGACGGTCATACCTGCGGCAATCCGGTGCGCCTCGTCGCCGGCGGCGGCCCTGCCCTGAAGGGCAACACCATGGTCGAGAAGCGCGCGCATTTCCTGGCGGAATTCGACTGGATCCGAACCGGGCTGATGTTCGAGCCGCGCGGCCACGACATGATGTCGGGCGCGATCCTCTATCCACCGACGCGCGAGGACGCCGACATCGCCTTCCTTTTCATCGAGACCTCGGGCTGCCTGCCGATGTGCGGCCATGGCACGATCGGCACCGTCACCATGGCGCTGGAGCGCGGGCTGGTGACGCCGCGCCGGGAGGGCGTGCTGAAGATCGACACGCCCGCCGGCCTCGTCACCGCGACCTATGTCCGCAACGGGCCCTATGTCGACAGCGTCCGCATCACCAACATCGCCTCCTATCTGCACGCGACCGGCCTCTCTGCCGAGATCGAAGGGCTGGGCGAGGTTAAGGTCGATGTCGCCTATGGCGGCAATTTCTACGCGATCGTCGATCCGCAAGCCGCGATCCGCGACATCGCGGAGGTGAACCCCTCAGACCTGCTGCGCTGGAGCCCGAAGCTGCGCGCTGCCCTCAACGCGAAATACCAGTTCGTCCACCCCGAGAACCCAGCGATCAACGGCCTCTCCCATATCCTCTGGACAGGCGCGCCGACGAAGCCCGAGGCGCATGCCCGCAACGCCGTGTTCTATGGCGACAAGGCGCTCGACCGCTCGCCCTGCGGCACCGGCACCTCCTCGCGCATGGCGCAATGGGCCGCGCAGGGAAAGCTCAAGGTCGGCGACGACTTCGTCCATGAGAGCATCATCGGCACGCTCTTCCGCGGCCGGGTCGAGGCGGCGGCGAAGGTCGGCCCCCATGACGCGATCATCCCTTCGATCGAGGGCTGGGCCCGGATGACCGGCTATAACACCATCTTCATCGACGACCGCGACCCGCTGGCGCATGGCTTCCAGCTCGCCGACCGTGCCTGA
- a CDS encoding DUF3574 domain-containing protein — MIRTLFLAGLACLGGCATVAPLACTPGQQAMLVAELLFGRNIGDRLGVSEKAFGRFVDDEVTPRFPDGLTILAGQGQYRDTTRGVLVREQAKLLVLALKDEPEGRAKLAAIAEAYKQRFNQQSVGTILKPACISF; from the coding sequence ATGATTCGTACCCTGTTTCTGGCCGGCCTCGCCTGCCTTGGCGGCTGCGCCACCGTCGCGCCGCTCGCCTGCACGCCGGGCCAGCAGGCGATGCTCGTCGCTGAATTGCTGTTCGGCCGCAATATCGGCGACAGGCTCGGCGTCAGCGAGAAAGCCTTCGGCCGCTTCGTCGATGACGAGGTGACGCCGCGCTTCCCCGACGGGCTGACGATCCTTGCCGGGCAAGGGCAGTATCGCGATACCACGCGCGGCGTCCTGGTGCGGGAGCAGGCAAAACTCCTCGTCCTCGCCCTGAAGGACGAGCCCGAAGGGCGCGCCAAGCTCGCGGCCATCGCCGAAGCCTATAAGCAGCGTTTCAACCAGCAATCGGTCGGCACGATCCTGAAGCCGGCCTGCATATCCTTCTGA
- a CDS encoding NAD(P)/FAD-dependent oxidoreductase produces the protein MKIAVVGAGIVGCAIAHALLDEGHEVLILDKEGPAFGPSRGNAGWMAHTDILPIASPKNLRQVPKFLLDPLGPLSIRPAYFPKLLPWLVRFVLAARPDAYERSIQGLAALQQLALPAWLARAESLNLSRHIHRQGGLYVFTDKAALDEAGHVARRQAEFGIKVEMIGPEELSQFEPALKRRFVGAAFHPDTAHISDPLQLTLALLEAALARGAVFEKAEVSNISMGERPSLIGPDGWQRVVDRAVIAAGAWSKPLAAALGDAVPLDTERGYNVSFPGVTGLTSRPVGFEGHGFVMTPLESGLRIGGAVEFGGLKAAPNHARTRSLYDRAASLVDGLPPFESGTLWMGFRPSLPDSLPVIGEASRNRHVVYAFGHGHYGMTQSTATAGLVAASIAGRKPAIDLAPFSPRRF, from the coding sequence GTGAAGATCGCCGTCGTCGGCGCCGGCATCGTCGGCTGCGCCATCGCGCATGCCTTGCTCGACGAAGGCCATGAGGTCCTGATCCTCGACAAGGAAGGGCCCGCCTTCGGCCCCTCGCGCGGCAATGCCGGCTGGATGGCTCATACCGACATCCTGCCGATCGCCAGTCCCAAAAACCTGCGGCAGGTGCCGAAATTCCTGCTCGATCCGCTCGGGCCGCTCTCGATCCGCCCGGCCTATTTTCCCAAGCTCCTGCCCTGGCTCGTCCGCTTCGTACTGGCGGCGCGGCCGGATGCCTATGAGCGTTCGATCCAGGGGCTCGCCGCCCTGCAGCAGCTCGCCTTGCCGGCCTGGCTGGCGCGGGCCGAGAGCCTGAACCTCAGCCGCCACATCCATCGCCAGGGCGGGCTCTATGTCTTCACCGACAAGGCGGCTTTAGACGAGGCCGGCCATGTCGCCAGGCGTCAGGCGGAGTTCGGCATCAAGGTCGAGATGATCGGCCCCGAGGAGCTCAGCCAATTCGAGCCGGCGTTGAAGCGGCGCTTCGTCGGCGCCGCCTTCCATCCCGACACTGCCCATATCAGCGATCCCCTGCAATTGACGCTGGCCCTGCTCGAGGCGGCGCTGGCGCGCGGCGCGGTCTTCGAGAAGGCCGAGGTCAGCAACATCTCGATGGGCGAGCGCCCGTCCCTGATCGGCCCCGATGGCTGGCAACGCGTCGTCGATCGCGCGGTGATCGCGGCAGGCGCCTGGTCGAAGCCGCTGGCGGCAGCGCTCGGCGATGCCGTCCCGCTCGACACCGAGCGCGGCTACAATGTCAGCTTTCCCGGCGTCACCGGCCTGACCTCGCGCCCGGTCGGTTTCGAGGGCCATGGCTTCGTCATGACGCCATTGGAGAGCGGCCTGCGCATCGGCGGCGCCGTCGAGTTCGGCGGGCTGAAGGCTGCGCCCAACCACGCTCGGACACGCAGCCTCTACGACAGGGCCGCGAGCCTGGTCGACGGCCTGCCGCCCTTCGAGAGCGGGACGCTCTGGATGGGTTTTAGGCCGTCGCTGCCGGATTCATTGCCCGTGATCGGCGAGGCGAGCCGCAATCGCCACGTCGTCTACGCCTTCGGCCACGGCCATTACGGCATGACGCAATCGACCGCGACGGCAGGCCTCGTCGCCGCGTCGATCGCCGGCCGCAAGCCCGCGATCGATCTCGCGCCCTTCAGTCCGCGCCGGTTCTAA
- a CDS encoding cupin domain-containing protein: protein MAFACTLPAIPTLQQDDETIRITRWDFEPGAVTGWHTHGWPYFVVMLVAGTLRIHDGKTETDVPLAQGQAYMRPAGVQHDVMNGSTHPIAFVEIEVKQPGALKELSLP from the coding sequence ATGGCCTTCGCCTGCACCCTCCCCGCCATCCCGACGCTCCAGCAGGATGACGAGACGATCCGGATCACGCGCTGGGATTTCGAGCCCGGCGCCGTGACCGGCTGGCATACGCATGGCTGGCCCTATTTCGTGGTGATGCTGGTCGCGGGCACGCTGCGCATCCACGACGGCAAGACGGAAACCGATGTGCCGCTGGCGCAGGGCCAGGCCTATATGCGTCCGGCGGGTGTCCAGCACGACGTCATGAACGGCTCCACCCACCCGATCGCCTTCGTCGAGATCGAGGTGAAGCAGCCCGGCGCTCTGAAGGAATTGTCGCTGCCATGA
- a CDS encoding GntR family transcriptional regulator — protein sequence MSLRPVSDARADEEALAPLPPPAAPSLSETAYRRLEEAIVTLSLRPGAVLTEAQLIDLVGVGRTPVREALIRLAQQGLVEILPRKGVAVADINAIDVMAALDAREVLERLIAGDAAKRASPRERILIIEQAKAMRAAAETGDVNAFMRIDTELNGMVAAAARSPYATRAVEPLQALMRRAWYHFERQDDLVPSAHLHVAFAQAIATADPAAAMIASDALMLHFRRGLLGALGRD from the coding sequence ATGAGTCTGCGCCCGGTCTCCGATGCCCGTGCCGATGAGGAGGCACTTGCCCCGCTTCCGCCGCCTGCGGCGCCCAGCCTGTCGGAGACGGCCTATCGCCGGCTCGAGGAGGCGATCGTGACCCTGTCGTTGCGTCCAGGCGCGGTGCTGACGGAGGCGCAGCTGATCGATCTCGTCGGCGTCGGGCGCACGCCGGTGCGCGAGGCGCTGATCCGGCTGGCGCAGCAGGGGCTGGTCGAGATCCTGCCGCGCAAGGGCGTCGCCGTAGCCGACATCAACGCCATCGACGTGATGGCGGCGCTCGATGCGCGCGAGGTGCTGGAGCGGCTGATCGCGGGCGATGCCGCCAAACGGGCGAGCCCGCGCGAGCGCATCCTCATCATCGAGCAGGCCAAGGCGATGCGCGCGGCGGCCGAAACCGGCGACGTCAACGCCTTCATGCGCATCGACACGGAGCTCAACGGCATGGTGGCGGCTGCCGCGCGCAGCCCCTATGCGACGCGCGCCGTCGAGCCGCTGCAGGCGCTGATGCGGCGCGCCTGGTATCATTTCGAGCGGCAGGACGACCTCGTGCCCTCCGCGCATCTGCATGTCGCCTTCGCGCAGGCGATCGCGACGGCCGATCCTGCCGCAGCGATGATCGCGAGTGACGCGCTGATGCTGCATTTTCGTCGTGGCCTGCTCGGCGCGCTGGGGCGGGATTGA
- a CDS encoding flavin reductase family protein, which yields MLEQALAAFDCRLIAIQEVATHRIVIGEVLALGGTGQGAGLIYRDRRFETV from the coding sequence GTGCTGGAGCAGGCACTGGCCGCCTTCGATTGCCGGCTCATCGCGATCCAGGAGGTCGCGACGCATCGCATCGTCATTGGCGAGGTCTTGGCACTGGGCGGTACGGGGCAGGGCGCCGGCCTGATCTATCGCGACCGGCGCTTCGAGACGGTCTGA
- the pcaC gene encoding 4-carboxymuconolactone decarboxylase, whose translation MDEKTRYDNGMKTRRAVLSDAYVDKASAGVTAFNGEWQEFITRTAWNDIWNRPGLVRRERSIIVLSIACALGAWGEFRIHVRGALNNGMTRDEIKEVLMQAAIYAGVPAANHAFKEAASVFAEIEAEASKP comes from the coding sequence ATGGACGAGAAAACCCGTTACGACAACGGCATGAAGACCCGCCGGGCCGTACTGAGCGACGCCTATGTCGACAAGGCTAGCGCCGGCGTCACCGCCTTCAATGGCGAGTGGCAGGAGTTCATTACCCGCACCGCCTGGAACGACATCTGGAACCGGCCCGGCCTGGTGCGCCGGGAGCGCTCGATCATCGTGCTCTCGATCGCCTGTGCGCTCGGCGCCTGGGGCGAGTTCCGCATCCATGTCCGCGGTGCGCTCAATAACGGCATGACGCGCGACGAGATCAAGGAGGTGCTGATGCAGGCGGCGATCTATGCAGGCGTCCCCGCCGCCAACCACGCCTTCAAGGAGGCGGCCAGCGTCTTCGCCGAGATCGAGGCGGAAGCCAGCAAGCCTTGA
- the pcaD gene encoding 3-oxoadipate enol-lactonase, translating into MPIETIRGEPFNIRIDGPADAPVLLLSNSLGTNLSMWDPQIPEWSRAFRVVRYDSRGHGQSTAADKPYSIAMLGEDALAILDHLGIAKAHWCGLSKGGMVGQWLATHAGKRLDRVVLANTGARMGPPDLWNTRIKSVRANGMAGLIQPILERWFSQEFRERDSATVAKVSEMLSTTPPLGYANCCAAIRDMDQREPIRAITNPVLVIIGKVDPATPPAAGHLIAEAIHGAQTVELDAAHLSNLEQPAAFTKAVLDFLQA; encoded by the coding sequence ATGCCGATCGAGACCATCAGGGGCGAACCCTTCAACATCAGGATCGACGGCCCGGCCGACGCGCCCGTGCTGCTGCTCTCGAACTCGCTCGGCACCAATCTCTCGATGTGGGATCCGCAGATCCCGGAATGGTCAAGGGCCTTCCGCGTCGTGCGCTATGATTCACGCGGTCACGGCCAATCGACCGCAGCCGACAAACCCTATTCGATCGCCATGCTCGGCGAGGACGCGCTGGCGATCCTCGATCATCTCGGCATCGCCAAGGCCCATTGGTGCGGCCTCTCCAAGGGCGGCATGGTCGGCCAATGGCTCGCGACCCATGCCGGCAAGCGCCTCGACCGGGTGGTGCTGGCCAATACCGGCGCCCGCATGGGCCCGCCCGATCTCTGGAACACCCGCATCAAATCCGTGCGCGCCAACGGCATGGCAGGGCTGATCCAGCCGATACTGGAGCGTTGGTTCAGCCAGGAGTTCCGTGAGCGCGACAGCGCGACCGTGGCCAAGGTCAGCGAAATGCTCAGCACCACTCCGCCGCTCGGCTACGCCAATTGCTGCGCGGCGATCCGCGACATGGACCAGCGCGAGCCGATCCGCGCGATCACCAATCCGGTGCTCGTCATCATCGGCAAGGTCGATCCCGCGACGCCGCCCGCCGCCGGGCACCTGATCGCTGAGGCCATCCACGGCGCGCAGACGGTCGAGCTCGACGCCGCCCATCTCTCCAATCTCGAGCAGCCTGCCGCCTTCACCAAGGCGGTGCTCGACTTCCTGCAAGCTTGA
- a CDS encoding aconitase X swivel domain-containing protein, with protein sequence MELTAEILIPGEAVSASCLALTAPISFWGGVDPKTGLIIDARHPQRGASIAGTVLALPGTIGSSSASAVLLELVHAGKAPAAILMDAPDAILLLGIIVAREMGWQAPPALRFPAERQQALAGRRLTLSASGAITVN encoded by the coding sequence ATGGAGCTGACGGCTGAGATCCTGATCCCGGGCGAAGCGGTCTCCGCGTCATGTCTGGCGCTCACCGCCCCCATCAGCTTCTGGGGCGGCGTCGATCCCAAAACCGGCCTGATCATCGATGCGCGCCATCCGCAGCGCGGCGCGAGCATCGCCGGCACGGTGCTGGCGCTGCCGGGCACGATCGGCTCCTCCTCGGCTTCGGCCGTGCTGCTGGAACTCGTCCATGCCGGCAAGGCCCCGGCCGCGATCCTGATGGATGCGCCCGACGCCATCCTGCTGCTCGGCATCATCGTCGCGCGCGAAATGGGCTGGCAAGCACCGCCAGCGCTCCGGTTTCCAGCCGAGCGGCAGCAGGCTTTGGCCGGCCGGCGGCTGACGCTGTCCGCCAGCGGCGCGATCACCGTCAATTGA
- a CDS encoding aconitase X catalytic domain-containing protein: MLELSAQERSIASGAQGEGAAMALRIVTEAARLMGAPRLIPIASAHIDGALYHGDSGTLFAERLVAGGARVAVRATLNVGALAPAGCAAIRLPAHERDMAGRMMRAYEAMGCEPSWTCAPYQAGHRPAVGTDVAWGESNAVIFCNSVLGARTNRYGDFLDIACAIAGCAPDYGLHRPENRVASLLIDVSGLSSTLRSSDVFYPVLGTYLGRAAGSAVAVIEGLQGCTNEDRLKALGAAAASAGGVGLFHVAGVTPEAPDAATALGHVPPREHLVLTPQELQAALARLSTAGTTQRIDAVAIGSPHLSLAEIAEVERLLAGRRLAAPLYANTGRHVVGPLAADGRRAALEAAGVVFVVDTCVVVTPILPEIEGAVLMTNSGKFAHCAPGNTGYAVTYGSLSECVESAVAGRLVREAQQWS; the protein is encoded by the coding sequence ATGCTTGAACTCTCCGCCCAGGAACGCAGCATCGCCTCAGGCGCGCAAGGCGAAGGCGCCGCCATGGCGCTGCGCATCGTCACGGAGGCCGCCCGCCTGATGGGGGCGCCGAGGCTGATCCCGATCGCCTCCGCCCATATCGACGGCGCGCTCTATCATGGCGATTCCGGCACGCTCTTCGCCGAAAGGCTGGTCGCGGGCGGCGCCAGGGTCGCGGTGCGTGCCACCTTGAATGTCGGCGCGCTTGCCCCCGCCGGCTGCGCCGCGATCCGCCTGCCCGCGCATGAGCGCGACATGGCGGGGCGGATGATGCGCGCCTATGAGGCCATGGGCTGCGAGCCCTCCTGGACCTGCGCGCCCTATCAGGCGGGACATCGCCCAGCTGTGGGCACAGATGTCGCCTGGGGCGAGTCCAACGCCGTCATCTTCTGCAATTCAGTGCTCGGCGCGCGAACCAACCGCTATGGCGATTTCCTCGACATTGCCTGCGCCATTGCCGGCTGCGCACCCGATTACGGCCTGCACCGGCCGGAGAATCGCGTCGCCTCCCTGCTGATCGACGTCAGCGGCCTGTCATCAACCCTGCGCAGCTCGGATGTGTTCTATCCGGTGCTGGGGACCTATCTCGGCCGCGCCGCCGGCAGTGCGGTCGCGGTCATCGAGGGCTTGCAAGGCTGCACCAATGAGGACCGGCTGAAGGCGCTGGGCGCGGCCGCAGCCTCCGCCGGCGGCGTCGGGCTGTTCCATGTCGCGGGCGTGACGCCGGAAGCGCCCGATGCCGCAACCGCACTCGGGCATGTCCCGCCGCGCGAGCATCTTGTCTTGACCCCACAGGAGTTGCAGGCGGCACTGGCGCGGCTCTCGACCGCCGGCACGACGCAGCGGATCGACGCTGTCGCGATCGGCTCGCCACATCTCTCCCTGGCCGAGATCGCGGAGGTCGAGCGGCTGCTCGCCGGCCGCAGGCTCGCCGCGCCGCTCTATGCCAATACTGGCCGCCATGTGGTGGGGCCGCTCGCTGCCGATGGCCGCCGCGCCGCGCTGGAAGCGGCGGGCGTGGTCTTCGTGGTCGATACCTGCGTCGTCGTCACGCCGATCCTGCCTGAAATCGAGGGCGCGGTGCTGATGACCAATTCCGGTAAGTTCGCACATTGTGCGCCAGGCAATACCGGCTATGCCGTGACCTATGGCTCGCTCTCGGAATGCGTCGAGAGCGCCGTCGCGGGCCGCCTCGTCAGGGAGGCCCAGCAATGGAGCTGA
- the pcaB gene encoding 3-carboxy-cis,cis-muconate cycloisomerase, with the protein MSGSLGLFGELFADAQMAALLDDRAALQGMLDFEAALARAEATAGVIPAEAAEAIGAQCKAEFYDIATIGKAATLAGNPAIPLVKALTARVAAIDPEAAKWVHYGATSQDVIDSGHAQQYGAAWELLLKRAARLAKALAELTRRHRHTPMIGRTFLQHAVPISFGIKAANWLGPVVSFHDDFMIYGRSAHQLGGAAGTLASLGEQAEAVLQAFGRTMPSIGAVNTPWHTERQRPARIATGLGILIGHLGKIAQDIALMAQTEIGELAEPEAPGKGGSSAMPHKRNPVLCTLILAAAKRAPGLVSTMLATMPQEHERAMGGWHAEWLTMTELFTIAGSALNQMVTLIEGLQVFPERMRQNLELTNGLVMAERVSLALAASIGRGEAHHLLEEASRICIASGRHLKEVLAEPPTLAGKLASDELDKLFDPTTYRGATDTIIDRILALYEEEREYMDSDA; encoded by the coding sequence ATGAGCGGCTCTCTCGGCCTGTTCGGCGAGTTGTTCGCCGATGCGCAAATGGCAGCGCTGCTCGACGACCGCGCGGCGCTGCAAGGCATGCTGGATTTCGAGGCGGCGCTGGCCCGCGCGGAAGCCACGGCCGGCGTCATCCCAGCCGAGGCCGCAGAAGCGATCGGTGCGCAATGCAAGGCGGAGTTCTACGACATCGCCACCATCGGCAAGGCGGCGACGCTGGCCGGCAATCCTGCAATCCCGCTGGTCAAGGCGCTGACGGCCCGCGTCGCCGCAATCGATCCCGAAGCCGCGAAATGGGTGCATTACGGCGCCACCAGCCAGGATGTGATCGATTCCGGCCATGCGCAGCAATATGGCGCGGCATGGGAGCTGCTTCTGAAGCGAGCAGCCCGTCTTGCGAAGGCCCTCGCTGAGCTGACAAGGCGCCATCGCCACACCCCGATGATCGGCCGCACGTTCCTGCAACACGCCGTGCCGATCTCCTTCGGCATCAAGGCGGCGAACTGGCTCGGCCCTGTCGTCTCCTTCCACGACGACTTCATGATCTACGGCCGATCCGCGCATCAGCTCGGCGGAGCAGCGGGCACGCTGGCTTCGCTCGGCGAGCAGGCCGAGGCCGTCCTTCAGGCCTTCGGCAGAACGATGCCTTCCATCGGCGCCGTCAACACGCCCTGGCACACAGAACGCCAGCGCCCGGCACGGATCGCCACCGGCCTCGGCATCCTCATCGGCCATCTCGGCAAGATCGCGCAGGACATCGCGCTGATGGCGCAAACCGAGATCGGTGAATTGGCCGAACCGGAAGCCCCCGGCAAGGGCGGCTCCTCCGCTATGCCACACAAGCGCAACCCGGTGCTGTGCACGCTGATCCTCGCCGCCGCCAAGCGCGCACCTGGCCTGGTCTCGACCATGCTCGCCACCATGCCGCAGGAACACGAGCGCGCTATGGGCGGCTGGCACGCCGAATGGCTGACGATGACGGAGCTCTTCACCATCGCCGGCTCCGCCTTGAACCAGATGGTGACGCTGATCGAAGGGCTTCAGGTCTTCCCCGAGCGGATGCGGCAGAATCTCGAGCTCACCAATGGCCTGGTCATGGCTGAGCGCGTCTCGCTCGCCCTCGCCGCCAGCATCGGCAGGGGAGAGGCACATCACTTGCTCGAGGAGGCCAGCCGCATCTGCATCGCCAGCGGCCGCCATCTCAAGGAGGTGCTTGCCGAGCCCCCCACCCTCGCCGGCAAGCTGGCCTCCGACGAGCTCGACAAGCTCTTCGACCCGACGACCTATCGCGGCGCGACTGACACAATCATCGACCGCATCCTCGCTCTCTACGAAGAGGAGCGGGAGTATATGGATTCCGATGCTTGA
- a CDS encoding (2Fe-2S)-binding protein, producing the protein MATVSMTVNGKAVTGTIDPRTLLVQFLRENLRLTGTHVGCDTSQCGACVVHVDGKAIKSCTTLALSLEGASVTTIEGLAANGVLHPMQEAFREHHGLQCGYCTPGMIMAAVDIVNRRGHALDEQTIREDLDGNICRCTGYHNIVKAIAAGAEAMGGKAKPARQAAE; encoded by the coding sequence ATGGCCACCGTTTCGATGACGGTGAACGGCAAAGCCGTCACCGGCACAATCGATCCCCGTACTCTGCTCGTTCAGTTCCTGCGCGAGAATTTGCGCCTGACGGGCACGCATGTCGGCTGCGACACCAGCCAGTGCGGCGCCTGCGTCGTCCATGTCGACGGCAAGGCGATCAAGTCCTGCACGACACTGGCGCTGTCGCTCGAGGGAGCCTCCGTGACGACGATCGAGGGGCTGGCGGCGAACGGTGTGCTGCATCCGATGCAGGAGGCTTTCCGCGAGCATCACGGGCTTCAGTGTGGCTATTGCACGCCGGGCATGATCATGGCGGCCGTCGATATCGTGAACCGGCGCGGCCACGCGCTCGATGAGCAGACGATCCGCGAGGATCTCGACGGTAATATCTGCCGCTGCACCGGCTACCACAACATCGTCAAGGCGATTGCAGCCGGGGCCGAGGCCATGGGCGGCAAGGCGAAGCCGGCCCGCCAGGCCGCGGAGTAA